DNA sequence from the Bacillus pumilus genome:
TTCGGCGTAAATTCGACCGTATGTCCATCTGAAAAAACATTTTTGGTCAGAGGAGAAATCGGATAAAATGTGACGTAATCCTCCATCCGTCTATGACAGGAAACAAACACTTCCTTAAAGTATGACTTCATTGTAATGGTACTCGGTCCTAGATCAAAAGAGTAGCCAGCCCCCTGATGACGCTGCAATTTCCCGCCTAAAGCCGCTTCTTTTTCTAATATGGTGACCTGAACCCCGCGTGACTGTAAGCGGATCGCTGCTGATAATCCGCCAAGCCCGCCGCCGATGATGATCACTTTTTTCATTCGTACCTTCTCCCTTTCCATTCATACCCTTCTTTTTTCAGCCCGATTTTCATAGAAGCAAGGCCAATGGCGATCAGACTTAAAATGCTGATCGGTAATAAAAAGGCCATTGCAGATGTTCTTCCGTTCTCAATATCAATTGCCGCTTTGATCGACACACCCAGTCCGTAGCAAAGAATCGCTAAGCATATACTAAGCACATCCAGCTGCAGCAAAGCCATTATCAAGCAAATGATTGGAGCCAAATAAAGCAGGGTGTATAAACAAAAGACACTGCTTAACAAAGCAATGCTTCGATTGACACCTGGAAACAAATTTTTCCGGTAGCCTTTCCAAACCTCTTGTCCACTCTCATACATTCTCATATACACAAATGGATGAATGCTTGCTAGTGTGAACGGTAAGCCTTGTTCCTTCACCCGTCTAGCCAATGCCATATCATCCACTAGCGAATCCTTAATCGCTTCATGCCCGCCGATATTGTGATAGCAACTCTTTTCAATGGCAATAAAGCCTCCATGCGCGGCGGCAAAAGCCGGATTCTTTGATTTTCTGACCCACTTCACAGGTAGATGACAGCCAATGGTAAACATCATCATGGGAACGACAAGATGCTCAAAGAAAGTGCCTGTTTTTTGCTCTGGGAAGCCTGACAGCATGCCCGTTTTTTGCGCGCATAACTGCTCGTACACAGCTTCAATTGCTCCCCGTTTCAACCGGACATCCGCATCTAAAAATAACAGCCAATCAGAAGCCGCCACCTCAGCGAGCTGAGAACAGGCGTATGATTTTCCTAGCCAGCCTGGCTTTAACGGCCGGCCTGACTGCACACGAATCCATGGATATGTTTGTGAGAAGCGCTCCACAATCGCTCTTGTCTGATCGGTCGAATGATCATCAAGTACAATCACCTCTTTCGGATAAAGACGTTGATTAACGATCGACTGAAGACAGGCTTCTATCCGTTTCTCCTCATTTCTAGCCGGAATCAGTATCGATAACGAAATGGGTTCATCTGATGAAAAGGAAGCGGGCTTTAACACGGGAAACTGCTTCATATTCCATATGGTGAATAGAAACTGACAAAGCAACAGCACACTGATTACAGTTAAGAAGAGTGCCATGTTCTCACCCACTTTTTAAAAGAATCAAACGCATCACTTGTTGACTGACTTGTCCTTGTGATCTGTTTAAATTCTTCGTTTATTGAAAAATCAGGATCCGCAATGACCTGTGCTTGATGCCTGTTTAACTGCGTTTCAAGCAGATCGCCAAGCATACGCGTCATATCCTTGCTTCGCAGGGAGCTTCCAGATACGATGGCATCATCACCGAACACAACAGAAACTATCGGCTTTTGATATTGATTAAATGTATACTGCAAGGTTACAGGCTTCACCACGACTTGCTCAAATTGCCTCACTAAAAAAGAAGCCCCGCCTTCCAGTTCAAGCGGTCTCACGTCCTGATGCATAATTTTCCCCTGTGGAAAAAGCCATACCGCTCCGCCGTCCTGCATGTTCTCTTTTGCTGTCATTAAAGCTTGTTTCACGCTTCTCAGGTTCTCTTTATGAACCGGAAACGCCCCAAGCTTACGGAAAAAAGCATATTGCTTCAGCTGCTTCTCTTCCATCATCATGTAGTGATCAAGTTCAGACGCCTTTTCTGTTAAAAGAAAAATGATCAGTCCATCCCACCATGAGCTATGATTGGCGAGATAAAGAACAGGCAGGTTTTCCTTCGGGTCCACCGAGCCTTTCATCATCACACAGCGGAAATGCTTATGGAGCAAATATCGCTCTAGATAAAGTGAAAATAGACGTCTAAACGATCGGCTTTTGTCGCTTTCTTTCAAATCGAACCCTTCCTTCACACAAAATGACAATGATCAGTGCTAAATAAAAAATGACATCGAGTCCGCCCTTTAATGCCAAAAGACCAAAAAAGAACACCATCGCCTGATAAATACGACTCGTCCAGCTGAGTGTCTTTTGATCAATTGAGACAAGCGGGAAAAGAAATGAAAGTCCTGCTCCAATCATACCCCAGCTCACAAAATTCTCAAAAGGAATACCATAAAACCCACCGCCGTCATACCACACCCAAAACTTCCGCTCAGCTGCTACTGGATCTAATATGAGGTCAAGCAACACAATCCATATCCCCGTTTCGACGGCTCGTCTCCACTTTGACTGCTGACTGGATAAAAAAAGGCTGTTTAAAAACACGCCAACCCAAGCAAATGCAATGGTTAACGGCACCCCCGCCACTAGAAAACCTAGCGTCGGATAATAGTCATAGGCCCCAAATGGGAACCCCGTTGTGATCCCTACCCACTCCACCGTAAATGTAAGCACCCCGACAATGACTGCCCTTTTGATGACAAATCCCCATGAGCCATAAATCTGTCGCCCAATCTCTATGACGCAGCAAGCATACAGCACAAGAAAGATTCCGTTTGCAAACTGAAGCCATGCTGGCACTTCAAAAAAGACCATTAAGATCAGACCTACTAAATACCATCCAATAAATACCCAACTCAATCTATACACGAAACCGCTCCTTTATTTCTGCCAAATTCAAGAAAGTCTTCATGCCTCTAGTATAGAAAAAAAGACGCGTTCTATAAATAAACAATGCGCTTCTTATTTTCATCTAGGCACTCACCAAAAATCCCTTTTCACATACTTTAATAGTGATCTAGAACAAAGGAGGCGAATTACTCTTGAATCGTTCCATCAAAGTCAGACTGGCATTCATCGTCGTCGTCCTGCTCTTTATTCCATTTGTCGCCTGTAAAAAAGAACAGGAGCAGACCGTACAAGTAGCCGAGGTGACCCATTCGGTCTTTTATGCTCCGCTATATGTCGCCTTATCAGAGGATTTCTTCAAAGAAGAAGGCCTGGAGGTTGAACTAAAAACCACTTGGGGCGGCGATAAAACGATGACAGCTCTCTTATCAGGCGGTGCTGATATCGCCCTGACCGGGTCTGAATCCTCTATCTATGTAGAGGCTCAAGACACAAAGGATTCTGTCATAAACTTTGCACAGCTGACGCAAACAGACGGCACATTTCTTGTTTCAAGGGAGAAAGTAAACCAATTCTCTTGGGATCAATTAAAAGGTAAAGATTTCTTAGGACAGCGGAAAGGCGGCATGCCGCAAATGGTCGGTGAATATGTCTTGAAAAAAGAAGGCATTGATGTAAAAAAGGATCTTCGTATGATTCAAAATATTGATTTTGCCAACATTTCAGGTGCATTCTCCTCTGGAACTGGCGATTTTGTACAGTTATTCGAACCGACCGCTTCCTTACTCGAAAAAGAAGGTAAAGGGTACATTACCGCCTCCTTTGGAGAAGCTTCTGGCAAGGTGCCATATACCACCTTCATGGCAAAGAAGAGTTACTTAGAGGAAAACAAAGAGACCGCTGAAGCCTTCACCCGAGCCATTTACAAAGCGCAGAAATGGGTAGAAGCCAAGCAGCCTGAGGAGATTGCAAAGGCCATTCAAGCTCATTTTCCTGATACAGACCTTGATGTCTTATCAACTGCCATCAAACGCTACAAACAGCAAGATTCCTATGCAACAGATCCCCTTCTAAATGAAGAAGAATGGAACAAATTGCAGGAAATCATGAAGGAGAGCGGTGAATTGCCGGAATTTATTCCGTACAAACAACTTGTCGATTCATCCATTGCAAAGAAGGTCACAGATCACAAATAGAATAGGAGGTAGCACATGTCTTTCCTTCAAATTGACCATGTGACCCATACGTACTTCTCTTTAAAAGAAAAAACAACAGCTATACAGCTCATCAATATGGAGATAGACCAAGGTGAATTCATCTCATTTATTGGTCCCAGCGGCTGCGGAAAAACCACCTTGCTGTCTATCATCGCAGGAATTACGCCGCCCTCTGAAGGTCGAATTTTAATCGAAGGAAAAGAACCAAATCAACAGGAGCATCAAATCGGCTATATGCTCCAGCAAGATTATTTGTTTCCTTGGAAGACCATCAAGGAAAATGTCATTCTCGGGTTAAAAATTGCGAAACAAGATTCGCATGAGGCCACCTCAGCTGCACTTGATTTACTGCCAAAGCTTGGACTGCCTGAAGTCGAGGAAAAATATCCGAAGGAGCTGTCTGGCGGAATGAGGCAGCGTGCGGCTCTCGCCCGAACACTTGCAGTTGATCCCGGTCTGCTTTTACTAGATGAGCCATTTTCAGCGCTAGACTACCAAACAAAACTCACATTAGAAGATCTCGTCTTTCACACATTAAAAGACTATCAAAAAACAGCAGTCCTTGTGACACATGACATTGGCGAAGCCATTGCGATGAGTGACCGCATTTTCTTATTCTCAAAGCATCCAGGCTCTATCCAGCGAATCTTTACCGTTCCAGACGACATAAGGGCTCTCTCTCCATTTGAAGCGAGACAGACCCCGCATTTCCAAGAGCTCTTTCAAACGATTTGGAAGGAGCTGAAAACAGTTGAAACACAGTGACCTTTTACATGAAGCCTATCGCAAAAAATACCGAATGGAAAAACGGATCACACGTATCTATCAGCTCATCATATTCGCCAGCTTCTTTTCGCTTTGGGAGCTTGCCAGTCATTTCAGGTTCATTGATCCGCTTATTTTCAGTTCACCATCTGCGGTCTGCCAATTGTTTGTGCAAAAAATTCAAGATGGTTCTTTAATGAATCATATGAGTATTACATTATTTGAAACGGTGCTCGGTTTTCTACTTGGTACCTTTTGCGGCATTTTGCTCGCTGCCGCCTTATGGTGGTCCACCCGATTAGCAAACGTTCTTGATCCTTATTTAGTCATTTTAAATGCCATGCCGAAAGTTGCCCTCGCCCCCATTTTAATTGTTGCCCTTGGACCTGGTATGATCAGCATCGTCGCCATGGGTGCGATCATTAGTGTGATCATTACGACGATCGTCATTTACACTGCCTTTCAAGAGGTCGATGAGAATTATTTAAAGGTGATGAAAACCTTTGGCGCGAAAAAAAGCGTCGTCTTTCGTGAGGTCATTTTGCCAGCTAGTATTCCAACGATGATTTCTGCCATCAAAGTGAATGTTGGTCTTTCTTGGGTTGGGGTCATTGTAGGGGAATTTCTTGTATCCTCAAAAGGGCTCGGCTACATGATCATTTACGGTTTTCAAGTCTTCAACTTTACACTCGTGTTCTTAAGTCTTTTCATTATTGCTGTGTTTGCGACCATCATGTACCAGCTTGTGGAATGGCTCGAACGCCGTTTTCTCCAAAAATAAAAAGCACAGGGATGATCTCCCTGCGCTTTTTTTAACGAATCAAACCGTTCTTTTCTAAATAAGCAAGACTTTTTCTTAACACATCATCTTTCATAATAAAACTGAAATTCTTATTTTTTGCGATGGATCTTGGCAAGTCTGCGAAAAGAACAGGTCCTTTCGTTTCAAAATACGTGTCTTGCTTCACTAGCCTTTCAATATCAGCGAAATAAATATTTTTTACGATGACCTTTTCTCTGCCTAGCACCTGATAC
Encoded proteins:
- a CDS encoding glycosyltransferase — translated: MALFLTVISVLLLCQFLFTIWNMKQFPVLKPASFSSDEPISLSILIPARNEEKRIEACLQSIVNQRLYPKEVIVLDDHSTDQTRAIVERFSQTYPWIRVQSGRPLKPGWLGKSYACSQLAEVAASDWLLFLDADVRLKRGAIEAVYEQLCAQKTGMLSGFPEQKTGTFFEHLVVPMMMFTIGCHLPVKWVRKSKNPAFAAAHGGFIAIEKSCYHNIGGHEAIKDSLVDDMALARRVKEQGLPFTLASIHPFVYMRMYESGQEVWKGYRKNLFPGVNRSIALLSSVFCLYTLLYLAPIICLIMALLQLDVLSICLAILCYGLGVSIKAAIDIENGRTSAMAFLLPISILSLIAIGLASMKIGLKKEGYEWKGRRYE
- a CDS encoding lysophospholipid acyltransferase family protein encodes the protein MKESDKSRSFRRLFSLYLERYLLHKHFRCVMMKGSVDPKENLPVLYLANHSSWWDGLIIFLLTEKASELDHYMMMEEKQLKQYAFFRKLGAFPVHKENLRSVKQALMTAKENMQDGGAVWLFPQGKIMHQDVRPLELEGGASFLVRQFEQVVVKPVTLQYTFNQYQKPIVSVVFGDDAIVSGSSLRSKDMTRMLGDLLETQLNRHQAQVIADPDFSINEEFKQITRTSQSTSDAFDSFKKWVRTWHSS
- a CDS encoding carotenoid biosynthesis protein; translated protein: MYRLSWVFIGWYLVGLILMVFFEVPAWLQFANGIFLVLYACCVIEIGRQIYGSWGFVIKRAVIVGVLTFTVEWVGITTGFPFGAYDYYPTLGFLVAGVPLTIAFAWVGVFLNSLFLSSQQSKWRRAVETGIWIVLLDLILDPVAAERKFWVWYDGGGFYGIPFENFVSWGMIGAGLSFLFPLVSIDQKTLSWTSRIYQAMVFFFGLLALKGGLDVIFYLALIIVILCEGRVRFERKRQKPIV
- a CDS encoding ABC transporter substrate-binding protein, whose protein sequence is MNRSIKVRLAFIVVVLLFIPFVACKKEQEQTVQVAEVTHSVFYAPLYVALSEDFFKEEGLEVELKTTWGGDKTMTALLSGGADIALTGSESSIYVEAQDTKDSVINFAQLTQTDGTFLVSREKVNQFSWDQLKGKDFLGQRKGGMPQMVGEYVLKKEGIDVKKDLRMIQNIDFANISGAFSSGTGDFVQLFEPTASLLEKEGKGYITASFGEASGKVPYTTFMAKKSYLEENKETAEAFTRAIYKAQKWVEAKQPEEIAKAIQAHFPDTDLDVLSTAIKRYKQQDSYATDPLLNEEEWNKLQEIMKESGELPEFIPYKQLVDSSIAKKVTDHK
- a CDS encoding ABC transporter ATP-binding protein gives rise to the protein MSFLQIDHVTHTYFSLKEKTTAIQLINMEIDQGEFISFIGPSGCGKTTLLSIIAGITPPSEGRILIEGKEPNQQEHQIGYMLQQDYLFPWKTIKENVILGLKIAKQDSHEATSAALDLLPKLGLPEVEEKYPKELSGGMRQRAALARTLAVDPGLLLLDEPFSALDYQTKLTLEDLVFHTLKDYQKTAVLVTHDIGEAIAMSDRIFLFSKHPGSIQRIFTVPDDIRALSPFEARQTPHFQELFQTIWKELKTVETQ
- a CDS encoding ABC transporter permease translates to MEKRITRIYQLIIFASFFSLWELASHFRFIDPLIFSSPSAVCQLFVQKIQDGSLMNHMSITLFETVLGFLLGTFCGILLAAALWWSTRLANVLDPYLVILNAMPKVALAPILIVALGPGMISIVAMGAIISVIITTIVIYTAFQEVDENYLKVMKTFGAKKSVVFREVILPASIPTMISAIKVNVGLSWVGVIVGEFLVSSKGLGYMIIYGFQVFNFTLVFLSLFIIAVFATIMYQLVEWLERRFLQK